From the genome of Brassica napus cultivar Da-Ae unplaced genomic scaffold, Da-Ae ScsIHWf_991;HRSCAF=1393, whole genome shotgun sequence:
TCCGTTGCACTCTTAGGTGTCGGCCACTCTGAAATGGCGGTAATCTTCTCCTGATCTACGGCAACTCCTGCTTCTGAAACCACGTGACCCAAAAATCCAATCTTCCtctgccaaaagctacactTACTCAGCTTGGCAAACAACTGATGTTCCCGAAGCTTACCCAACACAATCCGCAAATGTTCAGCGTGCTCTTCTCTACTCCGAGAATAAACCAAGATGTCGTCGATGAAGACGATCACACACTTATCCAAGTGCTCTCGAAACACATCATTCATGAGCTTCATGAATGCTGCCGGTGCGTTCGTCAAcccaaatggcatcaccacaAACTCGTAATGTCCATAACGTGTACGGAATGCCGTCTTCCGCACATCTCCCTCAGCTATCGCAATCTGGTGGTATCCCGAAGCCAAGTCAATTTTTGAAAACCATGAAGCTCCCTGCAActgatccaacaactcgtcgATACGCGGGAGCGGGTACTTATTCTTGATGGTCACTTTGTTCAGACCTCTATAGTCGATACAGAGTCTAAAAgtcccatctttcttcttcacaaacaacACTGGTGCTCCCCACGGTGAAGTACTCGGTCTGATAAACCCCTTATCAGATAGCTCCTCCAACTGTTTTTTTAACTCTGCCATCTCAGTTGGTGCGAGACGGTATGGAGCTCGTGAAACTGGCGTTGCTCCTGGCTCTACTTCTATCGTAAGAACGTCCGCTCTAGCTGGTGGTGGCCCTTTTAAAGCCTCAAAAACGTCCTCGTATTCGGCGACCACTGGAATATCATGCAGCTTCTGCTTACCGTCCTCCTTAACCATCGAAATAGTTGCCAAAAATCCCTCTGCTCCACCCTCCAATAATTCTTCTGCACGCAACATGGAGACGATAGGAATTTCCCGGTGTGTCTGAATGCCCTCGTAAatgatctttccttcttctttaGGGATATTAACtcttgccttcggacaatccaAGACTACTCGATGTCGCGACAACCAATCCATCCCAAGTATAACATCGTATAAGCTCATCTCCAACTCCGTCAAATCTCCGAGCAGCTCAACTCCTCCCAGAATAACTGGTACATTGTGATGAATGCCAACTGCTCCCAACTTCTCCGTGCCGGCAGTCTGAATCTGCTTAGCCTTCGGTTCGAAGTCACTCCGAAAAGACCAAGACTTGACTAAGcgcggactcacaaaactatgagaTGCTCCCGTGTCGAATAAGGTATAAGCTGACTCTCCTCCAACCGAAATCGATCCTACACGAGGTTTTTACTAACTACACATGATAACCACACaccaaaaatattcaaagaCAATAAGTATGGAAAAGTCACATACCCGCTATCGGCTCAGCTCCCTGGGGATCTCCAACCGCAAACACGCGTGGAGCGATGGCTGGACGCTTCGGTGGTGGTGGAAGCGCTGCATTGCCCCTCCTCGGACAATCTCTGTAAATGTGACCAGGCTGGTTGCATCCGTAACAGTTCCTCGCTGCCACTGCTGGTGCTACTGCCGCTGCTGGCGCTGCAACCTGAGTACGTGGCGGCTTCCTACAATTCTTCGAGATATGCCCAAACAGACCACAGTTAAAGCACTGGAGACATTCCCCAAAATGCTGGCGACGACAACGCCCACAATGGGGTACTCCAGTCTGTTCCCAAGTCCTCTTCTGTGATCCCGAAGTCCCTCCGGCCTTAGGCTGAACTCCTTTGGAGAACTTCTGTTCCTCTACCATGCATTTCTCTTGCACAGCCGCCTTCTCTACCAGATCCTCCAAACTGGTGTAGGTAACCACACTGCATCTACCACGAAGCTCTACTCGCATCCCATCTAAGAACCTCCTGATCAGATCCTCCTCATCAATGGTGTTACCCACAAATCTGCGGAGTTGGTTAAACTCCCGCTCATACTCCCTCACAGACTTTGCTCCTTGCCTCAAATGCTCGAAGTCATTCTTCTTCTCATGCAAAGCTTCTCTCGGAAAATACTTCTTGTTGAACGCGTACagaaaatcatcatatgtcaGCTCACCACGGTGCATCAATCTCACTCCATCCCACCAGATTGATGCATCTCCACGCAAATAAAGCTCAGCGATGTTAAGCTTGAGCCTTGGCGGGCACGAGATGGTCTTCAAACACTTATCCAAACTGTGCTTCCAATCGTGAGCAACTGTAGGTTCCGTCGTCCCACTGAAATGCTCCAAACTCACATACTTCATCTGTCCCAACACCCTGATAAATGTCTCATCAACCTCGGGCACCTGAACTGGGAAAGCAGGTGGTGGCGGTGGAACCTGAAAAACTCCTGGAACAGGCTGAACGGGAACCTGAGGATACTGCGGAGCTGGAGCCGGCTGATGTGGAACCTGATGATCATGCTGAACCTGAACAGGTGGGGCCTGCTGCATGTGAATCTGCGGACCCTGCTGCACCTGAACCTGAGGACCATGTGGAATTTGCTGACCCTGCTGAACTGCAGCCATCTGTCTGGCAACCTCCTGAGCAGCTACTCGGGCAGCCTCATGGGCAGCTTGCTGGACTGCCTCCTGTGCAGCCTGCCTAGCCGCATCCTGAACCATCTGTCTCAAAGCGTCCTGATCAATAGGCGGAGCCGCCTGCTGCGGAACTGCGGGCTGGACATGCTCGTTCTCAGCCTCAACCTCTCTAGCGTCTCTGACGGTCTGAGTACGAACAACTCTCTTCCTAGGCGGCATCTGAAAGGGAAAGCGAAAAAGTAAGCTTCTGTTGAATTCTTGATACAACATTTAAAGAGGAGAGATACCGAACGAAAAGgtgctatttatttttgttttcaaaattcccaaatccccgaaaatattttgaaatcgtcTAAAACCGTTAAAATcgaataaaaccaaataaaaccaAGTCTCCaaaatcgccatcccgggtcggagccgggatggaaccccgctctgataccaaaactgtgacacccgtcactttcgaaataataaaaacaattcgataaataatagtttatgaaatctccatttataaatataaaagtcaatatAGTATCACAAGGCTTAAAGGCCCAATAACGATAACATCCGAAATATAAAGTATGACATAAACCGAAAGTCCGAAATACGAGATAACATAAACGATAGATAGGAGCCCAAGGCCCAAAAGCGATAAAACGATAAAATGGATAGAAGTCCAAAGCTCGATAGTAGTAAAAGCCCAAAAGCACCGGTCCGgtataatcactcctgctcatcggtctcacctgaaaggggaaagaaggaggggtgagcgacaggggaatcgcccagtgaggtatggggatgctaaaccgcaaaccactgactgagttcatagcactactaaaatgtaggcctagctctagcatgaaacaaacacggcgtctattacaccacacaaAACAATCAACATATGTCTAGTGGACTAGACATGCTACAACCAATGCGATAATAGCATACCGCATTTCCTTATAaggatataattatatatgactCTACAAGCGTCGTAAGTACAGTAGTCCACTCTGTACCCCCGCAATCTCCACAAACAAAGCGGcctagtacaaacgtctctgtaccCCGCTAAACACACGGCCTAGTACAGATATCTCCGTACCCCGCGATCTCTCAAACAAAACGGcctagtacaaacgtctctgtaccCCGCTAAACACACGGCCTAGTACAGATATCTCCGTACCCCGTGATCTCTCAAACATGCGGCCTAGTGCAATCACCTCTGCACCCCGCAATCTCAACACATGGACtagcatatataaatatatatatatttaacagttcttaacatcaatcatttcaatcaaccgttgaatcctctattatcctatttccggtttaacaatcaatatcaataatgaacaagcaagactctcaaacagactcgattcacagagacggatcatgtttcgaaactaaactttccataatggtagtactaaactagttCGGATTTAAACGGAgaagccctcaccttagcaacaaGAAGACgtggtatctatgaactccagctgctcaaatagattccaaatctgaaatcagggcGAAATTCTGAGTCGGAACggctttcgaacggtttaaaacgggtttAGTCAAGgtttacggaaaagtcaacaCGCTGGTCAAAGGTCAACCCGGTCAACTCTGACCCAAACCGGTCAACCCTTGAccagattggaattgatttaAACCAACCGGTTTAACTCACCCGAAATCGATTCCAATTGGACCATCCGGTTTACCTTAACCATcaattgattaattaattaattaatctatCTAACCGGTTTATCTTAACCGTaatccaattgattttaaccggcggtttaacctaaccaaccctaaatcaatttaaaccagTCAATCCAATCGGTTAACCGAgtcaccgagttgactcaccgggtcgaATCAGCCGAGTTGGCGAGTCGTCGGCGAGTCACCGGACAATTgtcaccggcggcgacggcggagggtggcggcggcttaccggaaaatcaacggcggcgacggcggcgaGACGGCGACGCGGCGGCAGCTTCTCGGCGGCGAACGGACGGTGGCCGGTCACGGCGGCTCCGGCGAACGTTGGTCGGAGACGGCGGCGAGTGGCCGGGATGCGCGGTGGCTCCGGCGGACGGCGATGGCGCGTGCGTTTCACGCTCGTGCAGAGGCGAAACTTCGGGAGGCTCTAGCGGTTTCGTCCGGGCTCCGATTGCGGcgtggttggtgtctacggcttcgtctcgacgagaggaacacgatggtgGTCTTGCATGCACGAAATTCGCAGTGGTTAGGAAGTTATGGGCGATTTACTAAAACGGCCGAAACTGAACTAAATGCATGGCGGTTTTGCGGTGGTTACCTAGGGTTGCGAACGGTGGTGTCGAGCTGAACGTGATCACGGCACACGGttgctccggcgacgagctcCGGCGACCCACTCACTGTAAAAGATCACACCTCTTCTCTTagctcactctctctctaactcttcttcttcttttgcatAAAGTTTGTGAGGAACTAAAGTGGATAAATGTgggtttttataaaaaaaataccttGGGCCTCTAGGAATGGATTTGGGCTTCGACCTGAATTCTTTGGGTTAGGATTTGGGTCATCacagatagcttcttcatcttaatgcctatgagatttattcaacttcctagtgattctccattactttatatatcaaaatcaagcttcttacatcccgattcatcctggtttgattagaatgacaaagaagctgtcatactcccaaacaggaaaactgggatcacctgatttgaaagtgggacagcttcttcatcctaactcctatgagatttattcaacttcctagtgattctccattactttatgtatcaaaatcaagcttcttacatcgcgattaatcctggtttgatttgaatgacaaggaagcggtcatattcccaaacaggaaaactgggatcaccttatttgaaagtgggatagcatcttcatcctaactcctatgagatttattcaacttcctagtgattctccattactttatatatcaaaatcaagcttcttacatcgcgattcatcctggtttgattagaatgacaaagaagctgtcatactcccaaacaggaaaactgggatcacctgatttgaaagtgggacagcttcttcatcctaactcctatgagatttattcaacttcctaatggttctccactactttatgtatccaattaagcttcttacatcacgattcatcctggtttgattagaatgacaaagaagctgtcatattcccaaacagaaaaactgggatcacctgatttgaaagtgggatagcttcttcatcctaactcctatgagatttattcaacttcctagtgattctccattactttatgtatccaaatcaagcttcttacatcgcgattcatcctggtttgattagaatgacaaggaagctgtcatattcccaaacaggaaaactgggatcacctgatttgaaagtgggatagcttcttcatcctaactcctat
Proteins encoded in this window:
- the LOC125606814 gene encoding uncharacterized protein LOC125606814 is translated as MLYQEFNRSLLFRFPFQMPPRKRVVRTQTVRDAREVEAENEHVQPAVPQQAAPPIDQDALRQMVQDAARQAAQEAVQQAAHEAARVAAQEVARQMAAVQQGQQIPHGPQVQVQQGPQIHMQQAPPVQVQHDHQVPHQPAPAPQYPQVPVQPVPGVFQVPPPPPAFPVQVPEVDETFIRVLGQMKYVSLEHFSGTTEPTVAHDWKHSLDKCLKTISCPPRLKLNIAELYLRGDASIWWDGVRLMHRGELTYDDFLYAFNKKYFPREALHEKKNDFEHLRQGAKSVREYEREFNQLRRFVGNTIDEEDLIRRFLDGMRVELRGRCSVVTYTSLEDLVEKAAVQEKCMVEEQKFSKGVQPKAGGTSGSQKRTWEQTGVPHCGRCRRQHFGECLQCFNCGLFGHISKNCRKPPRTQVAAPAAAVAPAVAARNCYGCNQPGHIYRDCPRRGNAALPPPPKRPAIAPRVFAVGDPQGAEPIAGM